In Theileria parva strain Muguga chromosome 4 map unlocalized ctg_529, whole genome shotgun sequence, one DNA window encodes the following:
- a CDS encoding Elongation factor TS family protein, translated as MYLNFTCLTRNLFLPFIRRNRLCFSTETKRQLDLVKNLRKLTNEGVTSCKKALVENNWDINRAAVYILGNQQLKRVEFEEDKLNFGKVSLSFTQKRDRSVVVDLRSDCDIVASTKLFEYVCKQVSDSVLAFLELQTPEFFSNKPHIFTINTTDLDYIPIQHSSQDTVGGVLKRVSSQFGKPVVAENIYVCHNKEGDFIGSYTHNTLPSSSEHTFVAKRAGIASLKCDCTGGFETDLKRFGDLIALQAVADPNFCTLDEFMSLKLLKYEEFNHMLTNLSDSVNKLKRPTDTKISQVKWTPINANTTVKEALEVVKFLNIPEISINALLYINAGKESVLVNK; from the exons ATGtatcttaattttacatgtTTAACTAGGAATCTCTTTTTGCCATTTATTCGGAGAAATAGACTGTGTTTTTCAACAGAAACTAAACGCCAACTAGATCTAGTCAAAAACCTAAGAAAACTCACAAATGAGGGTGTAACCTCCTGTAAAAAGGCACTCGTTGAAAATAACTGG GATATTAACAGGGCCGCTGTGTACATTCTCGGGAACCAGCAACTAAAAAGAGTGGAATTTGAagaagataaattaaatttcg gaAAAGTGTCACTTTCATTTACACAAAAAAGAGACCGATCAGTTGTAGTTGACCTGAGGTCGGATTGTGACATCGTAGCCTCGACAAAGTTATTTGAATACGTCTGTAAACAGGTTTCAGACTCTGTTTTGGCCTTCCTAGAGCTCCAAACGCCTGAATTCTTCTCAAATAAGCCGCACATATTTACCATTAATACCACGGATTTAGATTATATACCAATTCAACATTCCAGCCAA GATACAGTGGGAGGTGTATTGAAGAGAGTATCAAGTCAGTTTGGGAAGCCAGTGGTGGCTGAAAATATATACGTTTGTCATAACAAGGAGGGGGATTTTATAGGTTCATACACGCACAACACTTTACCGTCAAGTTCAGAACACACATTTGTAGCAAAAAGAGCAGGAATTGCAAGTCTAAAGTGTGATTGTACAGGAGGTTTTGAGACTGATCTGAAAAGGTTTGGCGATTTAATTGCCCTCCAGGCAGTTGCAGACCCGAATTTCTGCACACTGGACGAGTTCATGTCCCTGAAATTGCTAAAATATGAAGAATTTAATCACATGCTGACTAATTTGAGtgatagtgtaaataagttaaaaaGGCCAACGGATACTAAAATAAGTCAAGTTAAATGGACTCCAATAAATGCAAACACAACCGTAAAAGAGGCCTTAGAAGTAGTTAAATTTCTGAATATTCCAGAAATCTCAATAAACGCACTTTTGTATATAAACGCAGGCAAAGAATCAGTTTTAGtcaataaataa
- the GNL1 gene encoding Sec7 domain protein — translation MKEGPDSAEDTVTPNNYYRNGNLSIQTIKQDAYNVLSVLRSYVNNISGYSATSNLVPILGADVSLLKTNEQKLIKKFKKLASVTVTNERKYLKLEHLEPFFEVFNTFDTRYVKLLILCVESLGNLARNDLLCFEEKDAPELMNKIFTEVLTVFSNVLELKEDFLLLKTFDCFEHLFRSYYGNLISNENTYNLLKLILSLLSIRNRNSFFKKVFYSKVIDLLLSAFGNTEKYGGHNHELYRRVNTVCLFLSLMSGISSRFNSLGYHIEDSYLCISDKDTMLLLRSHLAPILSSLANVPTSYTEFAEDMRRMSLSLFNTSIECKMLDLSNVNLVPILQAHFTHSLYKLLFTESITMYSLALRSFWNLYINFRFYLKSQVELFLNHLITSVMNQLSTAKRSRIDILEMNMEFLGELSKNSYLLLEMFLNYDCDVKCSNLFNLFARCLVMCLSINTENEINANKLDQSKSKKGTTKTNSKKTTTQYKSTTSASENLPQLNLEMFSLNALHNIVKFVITDHKLYGNPNPNNCSNYQTSNEDQDKMKEKKYKDLTMKCSLMFNSSKADEWIENAKNLGVLSKYCTEKEVALFLKYSPELDLKKVGEYLATHKNPEFMDVVRANFCELNHFAGVPIVMAIRTFLSSFRLPGESQQIERLIEVFSKIYFKSQPLVNGLDSEVSSVRPDNKDLNVAKKHTRSVSGVDSDQNELKLARWVVQEDFYYKHRSIQQKCNQFDVYEDNCIKCSDLEKSERFETEPNNNEHSGDPGKSTDTGKKCFDYTVASNWASNVEMYKYFLSNEVESLICKQNYEKICEYLKNTPVTMETQTTINDVNNSEGDTNRSSLGNSTPASESGKSVNSVNSTLNSQVVNEKVRLEHKPGFAYIQDYNAIFVLCYSIIMLNTDLHNNQIKNKMKLEDFIRNNRGTNDGKNFSSEFLQDIYKTIKFHEIKLHSSLTLNNSTQYEPYLWSDYVLPRQKQLSPYVQLTTSNEFRDSEDDKVRKEKAGVKLVSDLTDSGFNANHRLQLFEVLLNNNILEFLDQLFSYCRKVELLKKTVELFWLIVSLALKYSKHDLVNKVFQLSSIDVGYSMGYKCQISISFVLNMLAVCSEYFDRGSWQKLLDIVTRFYCLNLLPPTFAALDGDHRLFASNSYADLSVPSIRFKRLTDKKSSGWLVGLSNLMIFTKGSSPEALKALNKYNVDEENAETFLFLFDVQASSSELVQNKFFDVYLLRNKFSPVYSSEDEATISNVTKTLSSESDREELLPPILTYINLRLAFLNIYKLDDLFMGAIITSNLNSFQLFLSVIMDNVLSDPSNTGKYGDKYYDKHGDIERDRDGFGSILDPNHMELDRFRDNITSIFNLGIFSRLTLLILTNAHNHHDKSDDAKEVNGTFENDKKRMILSYFLELFYLVSRKLVVKNSVNYLPTRESLYQFFNLSYDESLKRFDTNFNLDDKLPNYVTFILLNLVFWFIDHYNTHRDLESPSSHRFNSRANSNNFQNNTEKTEGFVVKERGDVIINVSGWLLHLFINFDNSLFGLYLEPFEKLLYNLADGYCLSRNVYMVSLVLCSIQRMVNPHLPFGADSLSLATTKTSTSILTLLLRRSKCVTVNNPLVAKLAAQTLLSIALFTNITSTLPAAKQNNYYKDHKHTNRDENKNKEEKGEKDKNDKYTENLLAIQLLIEFDAFANDENKENLEHLWLLSVHCLSIIFSIGPHEISNEAMKGLNKLLLQQPYPKTNCTLTSQISRIFDYILSPMVTLNFCYPLPKHIQCNLRDQGQAELDKTVGSANGQGSESSDYVIFSPFTTNSGSGVGHLWMSGSMNEYLNNFAFKDFDDLATRKATATNLICHALLSKLTHVLSEHCEPVDSQVLKSSASNLECLLYDAREVCESNCVKKLIVVTQYVLNVIIPSNGEIHTGLSRDTYLETLKNFILVLLTSPELKSAPESCLGHFKSDSELKSSLEILKDQTSFEAASPGEYVLASLLAHTFSSSDSLKNLFLEVLKVVFPKPAEEPTPNNTQVTKTNVS, via the exons atgaaGGAGGGACCAGATTCAGCAGAAGATACTGTAACCCCAAATAATTACTATCGCAACGGAAATCTATCAATTCAAACCATAAAACAAGATGCTTATAACGTTTTGTCAGTTTTGAGATcatatgtaaataatatctCCGGATATTCCGCCACCTCAAACCTAGTTCCTATCCTCGGAGCTGATGTTTCACTGCTAAAAACGAACGAACAAAAGttaattaaaaagtttaaaaaattggcCTCAGTGACTGTCACAAATGAGAGAAAATATCTAAAACTCGAACATCTGGAGCCGTTTTTTGAAGTTTTTAATACTTTTGATACAAGATATGTGAAGCTCCTGATACTGTGCGTTGAAT CTTTGGGCAATTTGGCAAGGAACGACTTGCTGTGTTTTGAAGAGAAGGATGCACCTGAGTTGATGAATAAGATATTCACTGAGGTTTTGACCGTTTTCTCAAATGTACTTGAACTGAAAGAAGAT tttcTGTTGTTAAAAACATTCGACTGTTTTGAGCACCTTTTCCGATCATATTACGGAAATCTTATAAGTAATGAAAATACCTATAATCTGCTGAAGTTGATCTTGTCACTACT gAGTATTAGAAACAGGAACTCGTTTTTCAAGAAGGTTTTTTACTCAAAAGTGATAGATTTGTTGCTGAGCGCATTTGGGAATACAGAAAAATACGGAGGACACAATCac GAACTGTACAGAAGAGTGAATACAGTGTGCTTGTTTTTAAGTTTGATGAGCGGAATTAGCAGCCGCTTCAACTCTTTGGGATACCACATTGAGGACTCATACCTGTGCATATCTGACAAGGATACGATGCTACTTTTGAGATCGCATCTTGCACCAATTTTGAGTAGCTTGGCAAATGTTCCGACAAGTTACACTGAATTTGCAGAAGATATGAGGAGAATGAGTTTGTCTCTATTTAACACTAGCATAGAATGTAAGATGTTGGACCTGTCAAACGTGAATTTGGTTCCAATTTTGCAGGCCCATTTCACGCACTCGTTGTACAAGCTTTTGTTTACAGAGTCAATCACAATGTATTCGCTAGCGCTAAGAAGCTTCTGgaatttgtatattaatttcaGGTTCTACCTAAAGTCTCAGGTTGAGCTGTTCCTGAATCACCTGATAACCTCAGTTATGAACCAGCTGTCTACAGCCAAAAGGTCGAGGATTGATATCCTCGAAATGAACATGGAATTTCTAGGAGAACTGTCCAAAAACTCATATTTGCTGCTTGAAATGTTTTTGAACTACGACTGCGATGTCAAGTGCTCGAACCTGTTTAACCTATTCGCGAGATGCCTAGTTATGTGCCTGTCAATAAACACAGAAAATGAGATTAACGCTAATAAATTGGACCAGTCAAAGTCCAAGAAAGGAACCACTAAAACTAACTCAAAAAAGACAACGACACAGTATAAGTCAACAACGAGCGCATCGGAAAATCTGCCGCAGCTTAACTTGGAAATGTTCTCATTAAATGCATTGCATAATATCGTCAAGTTTGTCATCACAGACCACAAACTGTATGGTAATCCGAACCCTAATAACTGTAGTAATTATCAAACCTCTAATGAGGACCAGGATAAGATGAAGGagaaaaaatataaagattTGACAATGAAGTGTAGTTTAATGTTTAACAGTTCGAAGGCAGACGAGTGGATAGAAAATGCTAAAAATCTAGGAGTACTTTCGAAATACTGTACTGAAAAGGAGGTGGCATTATTTCTTAAATACTCACCAGAACTCGACCTTAAAAAGGTAGGAGAATATTTGGCAACACATAAAAATCCCGAGTTCATGGACGTAGTGAGGGCCAACTTCTGCGAACTGAACCACTTCGCAGGAGTCCCAATTGTGATGGCAATTAGGACTTTTTTGTCCTCTTTCAGACTTCCAGGCGAGTCTCAGCAAATCGAAAGACTAATAGAAGTGTTTTCAAAGATTTACTTCAAGTCACAGCCACTGGTGAATGGTCTGGATTCTGAAGTTTCAAGTGTGAGGCCCGATAACAAGGATTTAAATGTAGCTAAAAAGCATACTCGGAGTGTTAGTGGAGTTGATTCTGATCAGAATGAGTTAAAACTGGCAAGATGGGTGGTACAGGAGGATTTCTACTACAAGCATAGGTCGATTCAGCAAAAGTGTAATCAGTTTGATGTTTACGAAGATAACTGTATCAAGTGCTCAGATTTAGAAAAATCAGAGAGGTTTGAAACTGAACCTAACAACAACGAACATTCAGGTGACCCAGGTAAATCAACCGACACCGGTAAAAAGTGTTTTGATTATACTGTGGCCTCAAATTGGGCCAGTAACGTTGAGATGtacaagtattttttatcaaatgaGGTTGAGAGCTTAATTTGCAAACAAAATTATGAGAAAATATGTGAGTACCTTAAAAACACGCCAGTGACGATGGAAACACAAACCACAATTAATGACGTCAATAATAGTGAAGGTGATACAAATAGAAGTAGTTTGGGAAACTCAACACCAGCAAGTGAGTCTGGGAAGTCAGTAAACTCAGTAAATTCAACATTAAACAGTCAAGTAGTTAATGAGAAGGTTAGACTTGAGCATAAGCCTGGATTTGCATATATTCAAGACTATAATGCCATATTCGTACTATGTTACTCCATAATAATGCTAAACACGGATCTACATAATAACCAGATAAAGAATAAGATGAAGTTGGAGGATTTTATAAGGAACAACAGAGGAACAAACGACGGGAAAAATTTCTCCTCAGAGTTTTTGCAGGACATTTACAAGACGATCAAGTTCCACGAAATTAAACTACACTCGAGTTTAACACTCAATAACTCAACGCAATATGAACCATATCTCTGGTCAGACTATGTTCTACCAAGGCAGAAACAACTTTCACCATATGTACAATTGACGACTTCTAACGAATTTCGTGACTCGGAAGATGATAAAGTGAGGAAGGAGAAAGCTGGAGTGAAGTTGGTATCAGACCTTACAGATAGTGGGTTCAACGCAAATCACAGGTTACAACTGTTTGAAGTGCttttgaataataatattttggAGTTTTTAGATCAATTATTCTCGTACTGCAGAAAAGTGGAACTCTTGAAGAAAACCGTGGAGTTGTTCTGGCTAATTGTAAGCCTGGCACTGAAATATTCTAAACACgatttggtaaataaagTGTTTCAGCTTTCGAGTATTGACGTGGGTTATTCAATGGGATACAAGTGCCAGATATCGATTTCTTTCGTGTTGAACATGTTAGCAGTGTGTTCGGAGTATTTTGACAGGGGCTCCTGGCAGAAGCTTCTGGATATTGTGACCAGGTTTTACTGCTTGAACCTTCTTCCGCCTACGTTTGCTGCGCTTGACGGAGATCACAGACTCTTCGCTTCAAATTCCTATGCAGATCTCTCAGTACCCAGCATACGCTTCAAACGGTTAACTGACAAGAAGAGTAGTGGTTGGTTAGTGGGCCTTTCAAACCTGATGATCTTCACAAAGGGATCAAGTCCTGAGGCATTAAAAGCCCTTAACAAGTACAACGTGGATGAGGAGAACGCAGAAACTTTCCTATTCCTGTTTGATGTTCAAGCGAGTTCTTCGGAACTAGTACAGAACAAATTCTTTGATGTGTATTTGCTAAGAAACAAGTTCAGTCCAGTATACTCGAGTGAGGATGAAGCAACGATTAGTAACGTCACAAAAACACTATCAAGTGAGTCAGACCGGGAGGAACTGCTCCCACCAATACTCACGTACATAAACCTCAGATTAGCATTCCTTAACATTTATAAACTTGACGACCTCTTCATGGGAGCAATAATTACCTCTAACCTGAATTCTTTCCAGCTATTTTTATCTGTGATAATGGATAACGTACTATCAGACCCCAGTAACACTGGAAAGTATGGTGATAAATATTACGATAAACACGGTGATATTGAAAGGGATAGAGATGGATTCGGAAGTATTTTGGACCCAAACCACATGGAACTGGACCGATTCAGAGATAATATAACCTCGATATTTAACCTGGGAATTTTTTCAAGACTGACGCTCCTCATCTTAACCAACGCACATAACCATCATGATAAATCAGATGATGCGAAAGAGGTTAATGGGACgtttgaaaatgataagaAGAGGATGATATTGAGTTATTTTCTAGAGTTGTTTTACTTGGTGTCCAGAAAATTGGTCGTGAAGAATTCAGTGAATTATCTCCCTACAAGAGAAAGTTTGTACCAATTTTTCAACCTCAGTTATGATGAAAGTTTGAAAAGGTTTGACACAAACTTTAATTTGGATGATAAACTCCCTAATTACGTCACATTCATATTGCTTAACCTCGTTTTCTGGTTCATTGATCATTACAATACGCATAGAGATTTAGAGTCACCAAGTAGTCATAGATTCAATTCACGCGCTAATAGTAACAATTTCCAGAATAATACAGAGAAAACTGAGGGATTTGTAGTGAAAGAAAGGGGCGAtgtgataataaatgttaGTGGATGGTTGCTGCATttgtttataaattttgataattcGTTGTTTGGATTATATTTAGAGCCGTTTGAAAAGCTGTTATACAACCTGGCAGATGGTTACTGTCTGTCACGGAACGTTTACATGGTGTCACTGGTTTTATGCTCAATTCAGCGCATGGTAAACCCTCATCTTCCATTTGGAGCTGACTCCTTAAGTCTGGCAACCACGAAAACAAGCACATCAATCCTGACACTCCTGCTCAGAAGGAGTAAGTGCGTCACGGTGAATAACCCGCTGGTGGCAAAACTAGCAGCCCAAACACTACTCTCAATTGCACTCTTCACAAATATCACCTCAACACTACCCGCAGCAAAgcaaaataattattataaagaTCACAAACATACTAATCGCGATgaaaataagaataaagAAGAAAAGGGTGAGAAAGATAAGAATGATAAGTATACTGAGAATTTATTGGCTATACAGTTATTAATAGAGTTTGACGCATTTGcaaatgatgaaaataagGAAAACTTGGAGCATTTATGGCTTCTTTCAGTCCATTGCTTGTcgataatattttcaatagGCCCTCACGAGATATCAAATGAGGCCATGAAGGGGCTTAATAAGCTGTTACTCCAACAGCCGTATCCAAAAACCAACTGTACACTCACATCACAAATCTCAAGAATTTTCGATTACATACTCTCGCCAATGGTTACCCTCAATTTCTGTTATCCATTGCCAAAACACATACAATGTAATCTGAGAGATCAAGGTCAAGCTGAATTGGATAAAACCGTAGGTAGTGCAAATGGACAAGGGAGTGAGAGCAGTGATTACGTGATTTTTAGTCCATTTACCACTAATAGTGGTAGTGGAGTGGGACATTTGTGGATGAGTGGTTCTATGAACgaatatttgaataatttcgCATTCAAAGATTTTGATGATTTGGCAACCAGAAAAGCAACAGCAACCAACCTCATCTGCCATGCACTCTTGTCAAAACTCACACACGTCCTGAGTGAACACTGCGAACCAGTAGATTCTCAAGTACTAAAATCCTCAGCAAGTAATCTAGAATGTCTTTTATA TGATGCCAGAGAAGTTTGTGAATCGAATTGCGTGAAGAAGCTGATAGTGGTGACACAGTATGTGTTGAACGTTATCATCCCAAGTAACGGAGAG ATACACACTGGTCTTAGCAGAGACACGTATTTGGAGACTTTGAAGAACTTCATTTTGGTGCTTTTGACTTCGCCAGAGCTCAAATCTGCACCGGAATCATGCTTAGGGCATTTTAAGTCAGACTCGGAGTTGAAGTCAAGCTTAGAGATACTCAAAGATCAAACGTCATTTGAAGCCGCTTCGCCAGGAGAATACGTATTGGCGTCGCTTTTAGCGCATACCTTCTCATCCTCAGATTCACTCAAGAATCTTTTCCTGGAAGTTCTCAAGGTGGTTTTCCCCAAACCTGCTGAAGAACCCACGCCTAACAACACACAAGTCACTAAAACTAATGtatcttaa
- the ULP2A gene encoding Ulp1 protease family C-terminal catalytic domain protein: protein MIKRSTESSILDVMLRNDVVATTELLDNESPDSPICKYFVYGLYSYNINSENKAPISRNNHLLLINTQHRINVHPITQYHKDVNICNSHKKQTKMSQRRDNMDLDDGMTYYDDGVVDSDDNRSKSDDVIEDDDIIESEDDVIELKKNALNLRKIFIPGKPSKSIAKNELHLIIESPVKVGTCEFNFCALLESGNKLTFFYYDSAELEYLNDCDTITIDHITFKDIFPTVKSVYNESPVSTFSEVYHLLCSSLKKFKFRLKGFDEVENLFDQALSNYRQINSIPETLNYDGLCIDKCYLDEKNVESFSSFSYLDDSIIDFFNQFTYKYLMDDSQRKTWAILSTYFVRKIKQYKDPKEAYANTWKWTRKFSRALPMNDFIFIPINLSEVHWSLVIIAYPKYAIRYHNIKSEKKAAIIHLDSLRHHQLSHEIIDLLKNYLYQEYDSRCRTFKERGFEFDLDPDSWDYITPSRGVPLQNNGYDCGIYLIEYIMYLTLNKSEFSTLIPKYFDFQSPSKADSGRYTKWFTQVQIHNRRLNMKQVLKFMRDNPDWSTDENKIQYITDQMTQQY from the exons atgataaaaagaAGTACAGAATCGTCAATACTAGACGTAATGTTGAGAAATGATGTGGTTGCTACCACTGAATTGTTGGATAATGAATCACCTGATTCACCCATTTGCAAATATTTCGTGTATGGACTTTATAGTTATAACATAAATTCCGAAAATAAAGCCCCAATTAGTAGAAATAATCATCTGTTACTCATAAACACTCAACATAGGATCAACGTTCATCCCATAACCCAGTATCATAAGGATGTAAATATCTGTAATTCCCACAAAAAACAGACTAAAATGTCACAAAGACGTGATAATATGGATTTGGATGATGGAATGACTTATTACGATGATGGAGTAGTTGATTCAGATGATAATCGTAGCAAATCCGATGACGTAATTGAGGACGATGACATAATTGAGTCAGAAGATGATGTGATCGAACTGAAGAAGAATGCACTTAATCTGAGGAAAATATTCATCCCAGGAAAACCTAGTAAAAGTATTGCAAAAAACGAACTTCACCTGATAATTGAGTCACCGGTTAAAGTTGGAACTTGTGAATTCAACTTTTGCGCACTTTTAGAATCTGGAAATAAACTCACATTCTTCTACTACGACTCCGCAGAACTCGAATATTTAAACGATTGCGACACCATAACTATCGATCACATCACATTcaaa gatATATTTCCGACTGTTAAATCGGTCTATAATGAGAGCCCTGTGAGTACATTTAGTGAAGTGTACCATTTGTTATGTTCTTCCTTGAAGAAGTTTAAGTTCAGATTAAAGGGTTTTGACGAGGTTGAAAATTTGTTCGACCAGGCACTGAGCAACTATAGACAAATAAACTCAATCCCAGAG actttaaattatgacGGGTTGTGTATTGACAAGTGTTACCTGGATGAAAAAAACGTGGAATCATTCTCCTCATTCAGCTATTTAGATGATTCCATTATCGATTTCTTCAACCAATTCACCTATAAATAT TTGATGGATGATTCTCAAAGAAAAACATGGGCGATATTGAGCACATATTTTGTTAGGAAGATAAAGCAGTACAAGGACCCAAAGGAGGCTTACGCTAACACTTGGAAGTGGACAAGGAAGTTTAGTAGAGCTTTACCAATGAATGACTTTATTTTCATACCAATCAACCTCTCTGAGGTTCACTGGTCACTGGTAATCATCGCTTACCCTAAATATGCAATAAGATATCATAATATAAAGTCTGAAAAGAAAGCCGCAATCATACATCTCGACTCACTTCGACACCACCAACTCAGCCATGAAATTATCGatttactaaaaaattatctcTATCAA GAATATGATAGTCGATGTAGAACGTTTAAGGAGAGGGGTTTCGAGTTTGATTTGGATCCAGATTCGTGGGATTACATAACGCCCTCCAGAGGAGTCCCCCTGCAAAACAATGGTTACGACTGCGGGATATACCTCATCGAGTACATAATGTACCTTACACTCAATAAGAGTGAGTTTTCAACCTTGATTCCAAAGTACTTTGATTTTCAAAGCCCAAGCAAAGCAGACTCAGGAAGATACACAAAGTGGTTCACTCAAGTTCAAATACACAACAG GAGGTTGAACATGAAGCAGGTGCTGAAGTTCATGAGGGATAACCCGGACTGGTCAACCGATGAAAATAAGATTCAATACATCACTGATCAAATGACTCAGCAATATTAA
- the Rabggta gene encoding Protein prenyltransferase alpha subunit repeat family protein, with product MHGLKSDDFYKTSEEREQFKKNLEKGFKVLDLFVDYSSKLETSAVFGSVLNRVCESDKKMFDLSSVIIEFMPEFTPAWNYRKRFIQKNQSNDKSLLLDSLKNERALTYASLKKSPKSYSVWHHRLWSIASLFNLEANDILEVLLEEVTLCFKLFTHDGRNFHCWNYFNFIKHYLNLLKPESVDWRKLVSEQILNLINDNFSNYSAWFQRTNLPYHKNSLADELELLKQAIYTDPEDQSIWHYYDWLLFKRNTLPTYLCYVNYMEDYKTFNLYFNDNLRLDTDSTFFYKNESVKLKGAWKPTKLNLGISLLWSFVVDSDEDLQGLFKLELVVLNTRIEYYSLLLNNPNFFVKKADKNEESGYSRIKLVYGFSHKNEVDLESLKVYDEQDDGFVENNKVSKPIKVGSELLPLASDVTLDILRNQLNLIDELISLDSERKYLLLTKLKILEYLDENRNVDLLFEKLAALDPLRKDYYVYMLKVQKERLKIKKCSLNEYIKVDFGNLSLSRFDFRTLLPFFGVIELNLSKNKLTSGSLSDISSFLLLLEALDLSENNIEDLESALYTLRQLKRLKRLNLSGNPLKVLDHDTKLQSQIDQIDITDTPISENFTKIWPNGTDGYSLLGSHEFILEFHREDSKNHAVFRKLKN from the exons ATGCATGGATTGAAGAGTGACGATTTTTACAAAACCTCTGAGGAGAGGGAACAATTTAAGAAGAACCTCGAGAAAGGCTTCAAAGTTTTGGATTTATTTGTAGATTATTCCTCTAAACTTGAAACCTCAGCAGTTTTCGGTTCAGTTTTAAACCGAGTTTGTGAGTCTGATAAGAAAATGTTCGATCTCTCCAGTGTAATAATCGAATTTATGCCTGAATTCACACCTGCCTGGAACTATCGCAAGAGGTTTATCCAGAAGAACCAGTCGAATGACAAAAGCCTTCTACTAGATTCACTTAAAAATGAGAGGGCTTTGACGTATGCCAGTTTAAAGAAATCCCCAAAAAGTTATTCAGTATGGCATCATAGATTGTGGTCAATAGCTTCATTATTCAACCTAGA AGCTAATGATATACTGGAAGTGCTACTTGAGGAGGTTACGTTATGCTTCAAGCTGTTTACACATGATGGGAGAAACTTCCATTGTtggaattattttaactttattaaacattatttaaacttGTTGAAACCAGAATCAG TGGATTGGCGTAAATTGGTATCAGAAcagattttaaatttgattaacGACAACTTCTCGAACTATTCAGCTTGGTTCCAAAGAACAAATCTTCCTTATCACAAAAACTCTCTAGCAGATGAACTAGAATTACTTAAGCAGGCGATATATACTGACCCAGAAGACCAATCTATTTGGCATTACTATGACTGGCTTCTATTCAAACGAAATACTTTACCCACCTA TTTGTgttatgtaaattatatggAGGATTACAAAACTTTCAACTTGTATTTCAACGACAATTTGAGGCTGGACACCGATTCTACCTTTTTTTATAAGAATG AATCGGTGAAGTTGAAAGGGGCTTGGAAACCTACAAAACt TAATTTGGGAATTTCACTTCTTTGGTCTTTCGTTGTGGACTCAGATGAAGATTTACAAGG ATTATTCAAACTTGAGCTGGTTGTTTTGAACACTAGGATTGAATACTATTCACTCTTGTTAAATAATCCTAActtttttgttaaaaaggCTGATAAGAATGAAGAATCAGGTTACAGCAGAATTAAACTAGTTTATGGATTTTCTCACAAAAATGAGGTTGACTTGGAAAGCTTAAAGGTCTATGACGAGCAAGATGATGGATTCgtggaaaataataagGTTTCAAAACCCATTAAGGTCGGAAGCGAACTGTTACCATTGGCATCCGACGTCACCCTCGATATTCTAAGGAAccaattaaatttgatagaTGAATTGATATCCTTAGATTCTGAAAGAAAATACCTCCTACTTACAAA GCTTAAGATACTCGAGTATCTTGATGAAAATAGAAATgttgatttattatttgaaaagCTGGCAGCTCTGGATCCTTTAAGGAAAgattattatgtatatatgtTAAAAGTTCAAAAAGaaag ATTAAAGATTAAGAAATGTAGTTTaaatgaatatattaaGGTCGATTTTGGGAATTTATCACTATCAAGGTTTGATTTTAGGACTCTGCTTCCCTTTTTTGGGGTTATAGAACTTAATCTTAGTAAAAACAAACTAACTTCTGG ATCGTTAAGTGATATTTCATCGTTCCTGCTTCTTTTGGAAGCTCTGGATTTATCTGAAAACAATATAGAGGATTTGGAATCAGCGCTTTATACCCTTAGACAGTTAAAACGCTTAAAAAG ATTGAATTTATCTGGCAATCCTTTAAAGGTTTTGGATCATGATACTAAACTCCAGTCACAAATAGA TCAAATCGACATAACCGATACTCCAATCTCTGAGAATTTCACTAAAATCTGGCCTAACGGAACGGACGGATACTCTTTATTAGGATCTCATGAATTTATTTTGGAATTTCATCGCGAAGATTCTAAGAATCACGCTGTTTTCAGAAAactgaaaaattaa